Sequence from the Fusobacterium sp. IOR10 genome:
AACATCCTTTAGAAACTTCTAAAATTGTTATTGGAGTTGGAAAAGGGATTCAAAATCCTGAAAATTTTCAATTAATTGAAAATTTAGCTAATATTTTAGGAGCCGGTATAGGGGTAACTAGATCTGTAGTAGATCATGGATGGAGGCCAGAGTATGAAAAAATTGGGCAAACTGGAAAGATTATAAAACCTGATCTTTACATTGCTATTGGACTATCTGGAGCTATGCAACATATAGCTGGAGTTAAACAAGCTAGACATATTCTTTCTATCAATAATAACCCTAATGCTGAAATCTTCAAATACTCTGACTTAGGTATTGTTGGAGATTTATTTGAAATAATTCCTAAATTAATTACTTATCTTAATCATTTATAAAGCGGAGGTAATTTATGAAATTATTTTTATCTTTAACACCCTTACTAATTATATTAATTGGTATTGTCGGTCTTAAAAAACCAGCTAAATGGGTTTCTATTTTTGCAATTATTTACACATTAATAATATCTTATTTTCTTTTTAATATAGCAAATGAAATTCTTTTTACTCAAACAAAAAAAGGTATTGTAGATGGTTTTAAAATGGTTTATATGATTTGGTCTGCCTTTTTAGTATTGAGCATGCTAATTAGAACTGGAGCAATGAACAAAATTAAAGAATGTATTGCAAATTTAACTACTGATAAACGAAAACAAGTTATTATTATTGGATTTTGTTTTGGTGGATTCTTGGAAGGAGTTGCTGGAGCTGGAACTCCTGCTGCTATTGCCGCTCCTTTCCTAATGATTTTAGGAATACCTGCTTTAGATGCGGCTATTGCTTCCCTAATTTTTAATGGAATAGCCGCATCCTTAGGAGCTGCTGGTTTTACAACTATTGGAGGCTTTACTCCTTTTTTATCTGGCATAGGAATAGATGAAATTAAAAATCTTATTGTCCATATTCCTTATTTTATAACTAATACACCTCCAACTTCAGTAGATATACATGCTACTATACTAAATATCTCCATGATTACAGGTTTAATACATTTTTGGGGAGCTTTAATAGCTCCTTTCATAGTACTTTCTGTTCTTTGGGGAAAAAAATGTTTTGATAAAGATATCTGTTGCTTTTCATTAATAGTTGGATTTTGTTACGGAATTTCTTTAGTGGTAATAGGTTCTTTCGTTGGAGCTGAATTTCCTACTATATGTGCTGGTATTTTCTCACTATTTGGAGCTATCTTTTACATTAAATATTTTAATAAGGAAACTATCATTCCATATTTATTTAAAATAAATATTAACAAAGAAATAGAAAAAAACAATATGAAACCTATAACTGCAATGAGTACGTATTTGCTTCTTCTAATTTTGCTTCCTTTAGTTCGTTTTTTTGCTCCAAGTTGTTTTTTAAGTTTAGGTTTTTCAATTTGGATTGGAACTACAATTTTATTTGTTTGCTTCTTTGGATCTATAATTTTAAAATCGACTAATAATTTTTTATTATACGCAAAGGAAGCATTTAACAATGTTTCTGGGGCTTTAATTGCTATGTCAGCTTTACTATCTATAGCTAATTTAATGAAAGTGACTGGAATGCTTAATATTATTGCAACTTTCTTGGCACTTCATACTGGAATGCTTTATCCAGGAATAGCTGTTTTTATCGGATCTTTAGGATCTTTTGTTACTGGTACTACAACAGGATCAAATATAATGTTTGCTCCAATGCATTATGAAGCTGTTAAAATTTTAAATATTAATTTACCTGCAGTTCTTGGTGCTCAAAATGCAGGAGGAGCTCTTGGAAATATGATTTGTCCTAATAATGTTGTTGCTGTATGTGCAACTGTTAATATGCAAAATTCTGAAGGATTAGTTATGAGAAGAGTTTTTAAGCCAATTGTTTTTCTTTGGATAGTTTATGCATCTCTTGCACTAATTTACTCTTATATTTTATTCCCACTGTTACCTGTTATACTTAAATAAAAGGAGGAAGTTTTATGATTACAAATTTTGTTTCTCTTAGAGAAGCTATAAATGTAATAAAAAATAATGATACAATTGTTACTTCTGGTTTTGTTGGATGTAGTAATCCAGAAGGTCTAGAGGTTGCTTTGGAAGAAAGATTTTTAGAAACAAATACACCAATGGGTTTAACTTTATTCTATGCTGCTGGACAAGGAGATGGAAAAGATAGATCTGTCAATCATATTGCTCATGAAGGCTTGCTAAAAAAAGTAGTTGCTGGACATTTTAATAAAGCTCCAAAATTAGGAGAGCTAATTATAAATAATAAAATTCAAGCATATAATGTTCCTCAAGGAGCCCTTTGCCATATGTTAAGAGATGTTGCTGGAGGTAAAATAGGTACTTTTACGCATGTTGGGTTAAATACTTTTGCAGACCCTAGAATAGAAGGGGGTCGATTAAATGACATCACTACAGAGGATATAGTAAAACTTGTTAATATTAATGGAAAAGAAAATCTTTTCTATAAACCTATGAAATTTGATATTGGGCTTATAAAAGGAAGTTTTGCTGATGAAAGAGGTAATATCTCTTTGGAAAAAGAAGGAGTTACTACAGAATGTATTTCCATTGCACAAGCTGTTCATAACTGTGGAGGTAAAGTTATTGTTCAAGTAGATAAAATAGTAAAAACAGGTAGTTTAGATCCTAAATTAGTTAAAATACCTGGTATTTATGTAGATTATGTAGTTGAAATTGAAGAGCCACATTTGAAACAACAAGTTTATGATATTCAGTATGAAGCTGAGTTAGCAGGAAATACAATAATTAGTGCTAATTCTTATATTAAAACTATGGAATTAAATGCTAAAAAAATTATTGCTAGAAGAGCAACTATGGAAATTGAAAAAGGAAGCATTGGAAATTTAGGAATAGGAGTTCCTGAGTATGTTTCTGCTGTTGCCACAGAAGAACAAATAAGCGATTATATGGTTTTAACTGTTGAATCTGGTCCTGTTGGTGGAATACCTCAATCAGGAATGAGATTTGGAACTTCTATCAATGCAGATGCTATTATAGATCAACCTTATCAATTTGATTTTTATGATGGTGGAGGACTTGATATTGCTTTCTTAGGATTAGCTCAAGCAGATAAATACGGTAATCTAAATGTAAGCAAATTTGGAAAGAATATATCAGGATGTGGGGGATTTGTTAGTATCAGTCAAAATGCTAAAAAAGTTATTTTCTGTGGAACTTTCACTGCAAAGGGGCTTAAAATTCAGGTTGCTGATGGAAAATTAAAAATATTAAATGAAGGTGCTAAGAAAAAATTTGTAGATACTGTTCAACAAATAACTTTTTCTGGAAACTATGCTAGAAAAGTTGGCCAACCAGTTTTCTATATAACTGAAAGAGCTGTATTTGAATTAAAAAAAGAAGGATTTACTTTAATTGAAATAGCTCCTGGAGTAGATTTACAAAAAGATATTTTAAACCTAATGGATTTCAAACCATTAATATCTGAAGATTTAAAATTAATGGACTCTCGAATATTCCAAGACAAACCTATGGGTCTTAAAAATAATAGATAACCTAATTATTAAAAACAAAATTGTTCCTTCAGCATTTACACTGAAGGAACTTCTATTTAACGGGCTACTATATTTTTCATATTATTTAAAATTTTATCTAAAATTTTTAAAGTGATTTCATAATCTTCATCAGAACATCCTTCTAAAATCTCTTTTTTAAAATGACTTCCTTCAAATTTTATATTTTTACAAAGTTCTTCTCCCTTAGGTGAAATATAAAGTTTAAAAGCTCTTTTATCTTGAGAATCTGAAATTTTTTCTATGAAATTATTTTCTAGAAGTTTTGTAACAGCTTTTGTTGTAGTTGCTTTATCAATACATAATTCCTTGCTTAAACTTATTTGAGATATTCCTGGGGAATTTAGTATGGATAAAATAAAGGGAGCTAAATTAGTTCTTATATGATATTTTTGAAATCTTTGATTTAAAATAATTACTTGATATCTATAAAGAATTGAAATAGTTTGCATTAATTCTAATTTTTTCATAAATTTATCCTTCCTGTAAGTTTTTATTTTCTGATAAGCTCCTATTAGGTAAAAGTTTTAAAATAAAAAGAATAATTCCCATAACAAAAGTTATCATATTTGATCTTAAAAAGCATTTATAAACAGCTGCTGCATCTAAATTAATATAAAGAGTTAAGGGTACAACTAATCCAGAAATTAAAGTGGCATTTGAGTATATTTCTTCTAGGCCTTTATTGTAAACAAGATTCTTTACAATGGGAATAAACATTAAAAGTAATCCCAAGGTCATTAAAGGTACATTTTGAATCATTCCATATAACAGAACACTAAATACTGCTGAAATTAAACATGCTTTAAAATGAATCTTTATATTTACCACTGCCTTAAATTTCAAATACTCCATATCAAAACCTTTAAATAGAGCAATTAAACATGCGTAAGCAAAGAAAGCAAACCTCCATTCAAAAACCATGAAAAAATCCCAAAACAA
This genomic interval carries:
- a CDS encoding L-lactate permease, with amino-acid sequence MKLFLSLTPLLIILIGIVGLKKPAKWVSIFAIIYTLIISYFLFNIANEILFTQTKKGIVDGFKMVYMIWSAFLVLSMLIRTGAMNKIKECIANLTTDKRKQVIIIGFCFGGFLEGVAGAGTPAAIAAPFLMILGIPALDAAIASLIFNGIAASLGAAGFTTIGGFTPFLSGIGIDEIKNLIVHIPYFITNTPPTSVDIHATILNISMITGLIHFWGALIAPFIVLSVLWGKKCFDKDICCFSLIVGFCYGISLVVIGSFVGAEFPTICAGIFSLFGAIFYIKYFNKETIIPYLFKININKEIEKNNMKPITAMSTYLLLLILLPLVRFFAPSCFLSLGFSIWIGTTILFVCFFGSIILKSTNNFLLYAKEAFNNVSGALIAMSALLSIANLMKVTGMLNIIATFLALHTGMLYPGIAVFIGSLGSFVTGTTTGSNIMFAPMHYEAVKILNINLPAVLGAQNAGGALGNMICPNNVVAVCATVNMQNSEGLVMRRVFKPIVFLWIVYASLALIYSYILFPLLPVILK
- a CDS encoding MarR family winged helix-turn-helix transcriptional regulator yields the protein MKKLELMQTISILYRYQVIILNQRFQKYHIRTNLAPFILSILNSPGISQISLSKELCIDKATTTKAVTKLLENNFIEKISDSQDKRAFKLYISPKGEELCKNIKFEGSHFKKEILEGCSDEDYEITLKILDKILNNMKNIVAR
- a CDS encoding acyl CoA:acetate/3-ketoacid CoA transferase, coding for MITNFVSLREAINVIKNNDTIVTSGFVGCSNPEGLEVALEERFLETNTPMGLTLFYAAGQGDGKDRSVNHIAHEGLLKKVVAGHFNKAPKLGELIINNKIQAYNVPQGALCHMLRDVAGGKIGTFTHVGLNTFADPRIEGGRLNDITTEDIVKLVNINGKENLFYKPMKFDIGLIKGSFADERGNISLEKEGVTTECISIAQAVHNCGGKVIVQVDKIVKTGSLDPKLVKIPGIYVDYVVEIEEPHLKQQVYDIQYEAELAGNTIISANSYIKTMELNAKKIIARRATMEIEKGSIGNLGIGVPEYVSAVATEEQISDYMVLTVESGPVGGIPQSGMRFGTSINADAIIDQPYQFDFYDGGGLDIAFLGLAQADKYGNLNVSKFGKNISGCGGFVSISQNAKKVIFCGTFTAKGLKIQVADGKLKILNEGAKKKFVDTVQQITFSGNYARKVGQPVFYITERAVFELKKEGFTLIEIAPGVDLQKDILNLMDFKPLISEDLKLMDSRIFQDKPMGLKNNR